In Methanocella paludicola SANAE, the sequence CGCTATCCGGTTATTCTTGCCCCGGAGGGCTGCCCATTTCTTAAGGATAAGCTGTGCGGCATTCACTCGTTCAAGCCCATCGGCTGCAGCGTTTTTCCCGAGTCCTCGCTGCTGCCCGTTACCATTTTAAAGAAGAGCGTCCGGGCCATTCCGAGCTGTGCCATACTGGCGATGCCTGATTCCGAGGAGCCGCTGGCGACTGATCATGAGCTGATGGCGAAGCGGGACGTGCACTTTGAGCATACGAAGGCTTATTTTGAAGAGCATGAGGACTTCGATGAGCCGTCGTGGTCCGTGGCGAAGGATGACCTGAAAAAGGCGCTCTCCGGTGCCGATATGCTTGCTAAGCGTTCCGCGGCGATACGCGAGAAAGCATCCGCGGCCATAAAGCAAGCTCAAGGCCTGTAATGCTTCCGGCGCCGATATTT encodes:
- a CDS encoding YkgJ family cysteine cluster protein, coding for MPDFECLCCGLCCKRDPYYAVSLLDIENISSGLGLSPSDFFNRFCAVVVTPGGFRYPVILAPEGCPFLKDKLCGIHSFKPIGCSVFPESSLLPVTILKKSVRAIPSCAILAMPDSEEPLATDHELMAKRDVHFEHTKAYFEEHEDFDEPSWSVAKDDLKKALSGADMLAKRSAAIREKASAAIKQAQGL